AGTTTTCTTAAAAGTTTGGATTTATTTTTGAGTCCTGAAATTTCTGCGATCATGTTCGCGACCAATCTTTGTCCTGCTTCCATACCTTTTGTAACGGAACGATTCAAAAGTTTGGAACTTGTGGTGACCATGCTCAATTCAGATTCATCCGGAGAGATCACTCTGATCTTTACACCTTTAGGTGGAGAATGAATGATACTGACTGCACGATTGTACATAGTATGATGCACCTTAGAGATCATATGAGAAAGTTTTTTATTAGAAGGATAAGAAAGCCAACCTTGGAAACCAGGGATAGGATCAGAAAATTCATCTTCCGGACTATTTAATACAACAGTAATATCTTTATAACCGGCTTGGATGACTGACTCAACAGGGATAGGATCTGAGATCCCTCCATCCCCATAATATTGCCCGCCCAATTTCCATTTTCCTCTGGTAGCAATAGGCAAAGAAGTCGCTGCCTTTAACAAATTTAAAACATTAGAAGCGGTCGCCTTAACATATTCTGCTCTTGCTTTTGCAAGATTTGTGACCACCACATAAAAAGGAGAAGTTTCTTTCTTCTCCAAATATTCAGAAGGAAGTCTATACTTTGTTCCGAACAAATAATCTATTAGATATTCTTGATCTAAAAATGTTTTACCCCGGAAAGGATTTAAAAAGGAGATCAATTGGCTGCCTGTGAGTTCTTTTCT
The DNA window shown above is from Leptospira koniambonensis and carries:
- a CDS encoding patatin-like phospholipase family protein, with amino-acid sequence MSSYFSPGESEQSGMMIGLPKAKKGGRALVVAGGGMKGSFAGGALYAINQAVPSTYFDLILGVSSGSCAAAYYTTGYETDHAHGLKILDIWRKELTGSQLISFLNPFRGKTFLDQEYLIDYLFGTKYRLPSEYLEKKETSPFYVVVTNLAKARAEYVKATASNVLNLLKAATSLPIATRGKWKLGGQYYGDGGISDPIPVESVIQAGYKDITVVLNSPEDEFSDPIPGFQGWLSYPSNKKLSHMISKVHHTMYNRAVSIIHSPPKGVKIRVISPDESELSMVTTSSKLLNRSVTKGMEAGQRLVANMIAEISGLKNKSKLLRKLWLPTIRPEKDKS